One part of the Gossypium raimondii isolate GPD5lz chromosome 1, ASM2569854v1, whole genome shotgun sequence genome encodes these proteins:
- the LOC128041081 gene encoding uncharacterized protein LOC128041081 has protein sequence MLSVKGSRVVPSSKPTLICTVWTGKLYNPEGFKAHMKGIWKTRKKLVIQVVGQNLFTIVFELADDLELILEGRPWLFRKSVILFDRLSQAMDRDQIRLTLSPFWMKIDSNFPEFDKKDLLHAIGVSFGGVLRYEINEDFCRLRVNLDVQRPLRRGIFVSMDAVNKVWVPFKYGNLPMFCFGCGRMGHGLSNCIQLPPERKSKISENPPFLLALKAESKL, from the coding sequence ATGCTATCAGTAAAGGGATCTAGGGTAGTGCCAAGTTCTAAACCTACATTGATATGTACGGTTTGGACCGGAAAACTATATAATCCAGAAGGTTTTAAGGCTCATATGAAAGGCATTTGGAAGACAAGGAAAAAGTTAGTGATCCAGGTGGTGGGTCAAAATCTATTCACGATAGTCTTTGAGTTAGCAGATGATTTGGAGTTGATTTTGGAGGGTAGGCCTTGGCTTTTCCGTAAAAGTGTTATTCTATTTGATAGATTAAGTCAGGCGATGGATAGAGATCAAATTAGGCTTACTTTATCACCattttggatgaaaattgattctaattttcCAGAATTTGATAAGAAAGATTTATTGCATGCAATTGGTGTCTCGTTTGGTGGGGTTCTCAGATATGAAATTAATGAAGATTTTTGTCGGCTCAGAGTTAACTTGGATGTCCAAAGACCACTCCGAAGAGGTATTTTTGTTTCTATGGATGCTGTTAATAAAGTGTGGGTCCCTTTTAAGTATGGAAATTTGCCGATGTTCTGCTTTGGATGTGGAAGAATGGGGCATGGGCTGAGTAATTGTATCCAGTTACCACCtgaaagaaaaagcaaaatcaGCGAGAATCCTCCTTTTTTGCTAGCTTTAAAAGCAGAATCAAAACTGTAA